In one Armatimonadota bacterium genomic region, the following are encoded:
- a CDS encoding MoxR family ATPase: protein MKEIEQKISQVIDEIETVIIGKRDVIRLVICAVLCNGHILIEDVPGVGKTTLGKTLAIVLGCTFKRIQFTPDLLPADITGTSIFNQKTGEFEFRRGPIFAQFVLADEINRATPKAQSSLLECMEERQVTVDGVTYPLPQPFFVIATENNVEYHGTYPLPEAQLDRFMMRLSIGYPGAEEESAIIERQEVEHPITKVRTILSSSEVVELQLATRRIFIEPSVRDYIVEIVGVTREHPNLALGSSPRGSLHLSSAAKAFAAISGREYVLPDDVKAVAIPVLAHRLIPKPEARIRKVSTADIVSEIISTVPVPAV from the coding sequence CTGTCATCATTGGCAAGAGGGATGTTATTCGTCTCGTCATATGTGCTGTGTTGTGCAATGGGCACATCCTAATTGAAGATGTGCCTGGGGTAGGGAAGACAACACTGGGCAAGACTCTAGCAATTGTCCTTGGTTGCACTTTCAAAAGAATTCAGTTCACGCCTGACCTGCTCCCAGCAGATATCACCGGGACGTCAATATTCAATCAGAAAACCGGCGAGTTCGAATTTAGGCGTGGGCCAATTTTTGCACAGTTTGTTTTAGCTGACGAGATTAACCGGGCAACGCCAAAGGCGCAGTCTAGCCTTCTTGAATGCATGGAAGAGCGCCAGGTAACCGTTGATGGCGTTACATATCCGTTGCCTCAGCCGTTTTTCGTAATTGCAACCGAGAACAATGTTGAATATCACGGCACATATCCGCTACCGGAGGCACAGCTTGATAGGTTTATGATGCGGCTTTCCATAGGCTATCCTGGTGCGGAAGAGGAATCAGCTATCATTGAGCGCCAGGAGGTCGAGCATCCGATTACCAAGGTTCGCACAATTCTTTCTTCGTCTGAAGTCGTCGAGCTACAGTTGGCAACAAGGCGTATTTTCATTGAGCCGTCGGTTAGGGATTATATTGTCGAAATAGTCGGGGTTACTAGGGAACATCCAAACCTTGCTTTGGGCTCAAGTCCTCGCGGGTCGTTGCATCTCTCAAGTGCAGCAAAGGCATTTGCGGCAATTTCAGGCAGAGAGTACGTATTGCCAGATGACGTAAAAGCGGTTGCAATCCCCGTTCTGGCACACCGTTTGATACCAAAACCCGAGGCACGCATCCGCAAGGTCTCAACAGCTGACATTGTTTCTGAAATTATATCAACAGTGCCAGTTCCTGCAGTTTAA
- the hemC gene encoding hydroxymethylbilane synthase has protein sequence MEANYTRKLRVGTRGSALAIRQTTWVVEQLRLFNPEIEAEIITIKTKGDLVSDVSLAQIGDKGLFVKDIEQALLDDAIDLAVHSMKDLPSELPEGLCIGAVPERLDPSDVLISNGPVLMDLPKNARIGTDSLRRRAQLSYLRRDFQFPGLRGNLDTRLRKLDEGEFDGIIVAFAGMARMGWTERIVEKIPLDKCLPAAGQGAIAVEVREDDIEALGFLLALDHYESRVAVTAERSMIGALGGTCRVPMGACGFVENGKLRLMGVVASPDGDCLIREEVFGDPEQAEEVGRELADVLLASGADELIKRMGYW, from the coding sequence ATGGAAGCTAATTATACGAGGAAGCTGAGGGTTGGCACCAGGGGAAGCGCCCTTGCAATTCGGCAGACTACTTGGGTTGTAGAACAACTCAGACTTTTTAATCCGGAAATTGAAGCTGAAATTATAACTATAAAGACTAAAGGCGACCTAGTGTCGGACGTTTCGCTTGCTCAGATTGGCGACAAAGGGCTTTTTGTGAAGGATATTGAACAAGCGCTTCTTGATGACGCCATCGATTTAGCAGTGCACAGCATGAAGGATCTTCCGTCGGAACTGCCTGAAGGTCTTTGCATTGGTGCTGTCCCAGAGCGGCTTGACCCCAGTGACGTTTTAATCAGCAATGGGCCGGTGCTGATGGATTTGCCAAAAAATGCGCGAATTGGGACGGATAGTCTGAGGCGTCGGGCCCAACTAAGCTACTTGCGGAGAGATTTTCAATTTCCTGGTCTCCGTGGAAACCTAGATACAAGGTTGCGCAAGCTCGATGAAGGGGAGTTCGATGGAATTATCGTTGCGTTTGCCGGAATGGCGCGCATGGGCTGGACTGAGAGGATTGTTGAGAAGATTCCTTTAGATAAATGCCTCCCGGCAGCGGGACAAGGAGCGATAGCAGTCGAGGTTCGCGAGGATGACATCGAAGCGCTTGGGTTCCTTCTAGCGCTAGACCATTATGAAAGCCGAGTGGCTGTGACTGCCGAACGAAGTATGATTGGTGCTCTCGGAGGCACGTGTCGGGTTCCAATGGGCGCCTGCGGTTTTGTTGAGAATGGAAAGCTTAGGCTCATGGGTGTTGTTGCAAGTCCCGACGGCGATTGCCTCATTCGCGAGGAAGTCTTTGGCGATCCCGAGCAGGCAGAGGAAGTAGGTCGGGAGTTGGCAGATGTCCTCCTTGCTAGCGGGGCGGATGAGTTGATAAAGAGAATGGGGTATTGGTGA
- the nadB gene encoding L-aspartate oxidase, with translation MPIDVEYLVLGSGIAGLTFALRVSKFGKVALVTKKSDTESNTNYAQGGIACVMSEDDSFDLHILDTQIAGAGLCRKEAVETIVREGPSRVRELVELGVKFSTEKTPSGEERFALGREGGHSKRRILHAADLTGREIERALVVQVKKQENIRIFEHEFAIDLITEKNGNKTCLGAYVFDPETEEVTVFRAKATMLATGGLGRVYLHTTNPEIATGDGVAMAYRAGAKIANMEFIQFHPTSLYHPDARSFLISEAVRGEGGVLRLRDGSTFMEKYHHMGCLAPRDIVARAIDAELKRSGDECVYLDVTHLDPEKLKRRFPNIYEKCLSVGLDITKEWIPIVPAAHYSCGGVLTDIYGRASIDRLYAAGEVACTGVHGANRLASNSLLEALVFAHRAADDAIGIPYNSVMDLDREVADFPRDVHSQYVSEKLIAELTEQLRNVMWRDVGIVRTNDRLLKAQAEVREIANKVNELYSTGRLTTSLLELRNLATVAELIIKSALMRKESRGLHYNLDYPTLDDVNWKTETILVCDQ, from the coding sequence ATGCCAATTGATGTTGAGTATCTTGTGTTGGGGAGCGGCATTGCCGGACTAACTTTTGCTTTGCGTGTTAGTAAGTTCGGAAAGGTAGCCCTCGTCACCAAAAAAAGCGACACAGAGTCGAATACAAATTACGCCCAGGGTGGGATTGCATGCGTAATGAGCGAAGATGACTCGTTCGACCTTCACATACTCGATACGCAAATTGCAGGTGCTGGCCTCTGCCGAAAAGAAGCAGTTGAAACCATCGTTAGGGAAGGCCCAAGCCGTGTTCGAGAATTGGTTGAACTAGGGGTCAAGTTCAGCACGGAGAAAACACCCTCGGGAGAGGAGCGTTTTGCTCTTGGGCGAGAAGGCGGTCATTCAAAGCGAAGAATCCTTCATGCTGCCGACCTAACGGGACGTGAAATTGAGCGTGCCCTTGTTGTTCAAGTAAAAAAGCAGGAGAACATTCGCATTTTTGAGCATGAGTTTGCAATTGACCTAATTACCGAAAAGAATGGTAATAAAACTTGTCTAGGTGCCTATGTCTTTGATCCAGAAACTGAGGAAGTTACAGTTTTCAGGGCAAAAGCTACCATGTTGGCTACTGGTGGCCTTGGTAGAGTGTACTTGCATACCACCAACCCGGAGATCGCTACGGGCGATGGTGTGGCAATGGCTTATCGAGCTGGAGCGAAAATAGCGAATATGGAGTTTATTCAATTTCACCCAACCTCGCTTTACCATCCTGATGCCCGGTCGTTCTTAATCTCAGAAGCTGTGCGCGGTGAAGGGGGTGTGCTTAGACTCCGAGACGGCAGCACATTCATGGAAAAATACCATCACATGGGTTGCCTTGCGCCTAGAGATATCGTCGCTAGGGCAATTGATGCAGAACTTAAGAGAAGCGGCGATGAGTGCGTCTACCTCGATGTGACCCACCTTGACCCTGAGAAGCTGAAAAGGCGTTTTCCTAACATTTATGAAAAATGTCTTTCAGTCGGCTTAGATATCACGAAAGAGTGGATTCCTATAGTTCCGGCAGCTCATTATAGTTGCGGCGGCGTGCTGACAGATATTTACGGCCGAGCCTCAATTGACAGGCTGTATGCTGCTGGCGAAGTAGCTTGCACCGGCGTTCATGGAGCAAACCGTCTTGCGAGCAATTCTCTGCTAGAAGCATTGGTATTTGCCCATCGTGCTGCGGATGATGCAATTGGCATTCCGTATAATAGCGTCATGGACTTGGACCGAGAAGTTGCCGATTTTCCAAGAGATGTTCACTCTCAGTATGTCAGCGAAAAATTAATTGCAGAACTTACTGAACAGCTCCGGAATGTAATGTGGAGAGATGTCGGCATAGTTCGCACGAATGATAGGCTTCTAAAGGCACAAGCTGAAGTGCGGGAAATTGCAAATAAAGTCAATGAGCTGTATTCGACTGGTCGTCTTACTACATCCTTGCTCGAACTTCGGAACCTAGCGACTGTCGCCGAATTGATCATTAAATCAGCCCTTATGCGTAAAGAAAGTCGTGGCTTGCATTACAATTTAGATTATCCCACACTGGATGATGTTAATTGGAAAACGGAAACAATTCTCGTTTGCGACCAATAA
- the cobA gene encoding uroporphyrinogen-III C-methyltransferase, whose amino-acid sequence MSKGKVYLVGAGPGDPGLLTIRGLECIKEADVIVYDRLVHPSTLSHGRSDAELIYVGKTSGAHTMNQEDINRLLSSKALEGKIVVRLKGGDPFVFGRGGEEAEHLANLGIEFEVVPGVTSAIAVPAYAGIPVTHREFVSSFAVVTGHGKAQKDGQEEDQMPLASSISQLACFPGTLVFLMGMENLREIVAELVKGGLPPSTPVAIIRWGTLPSQETLIGTLECICAEVERANFKPPAVIVVGEVVRLREKLRWFDNRPLFGKNVLVTRSRDQASALSDLLRKCGANPIEFPLIKIVSPTDFSRLDMALDHIEEYDWLIFTSTNGFKAVVSRLEVLGRDIRWLKGPKICAIGSATAEAIRAFGIRVDFVPSQFIAEAIVHEFPEEVSGKRILLPRAEEARETLPEKLGEQGAVVDVVSVYRTELDETGEISRIREMLSKGEIDIITFTSSSTVKNFVKLIGTCVPEKTTIACIGPITAHTAKELGIEPDVVAERYTIEGLVNSLIGSL is encoded by the coding sequence ATAAGCAAAGGAAAAGTCTATTTGGTTGGGGCAGGACCTGGTGATCCCGGACTTCTTACCATTAGGGGATTAGAATGTATCAAAGAAGCGGATGTAATCGTCTATGACCGCTTAGTTCATCCCTCAACCCTCTCGCATGGGCGCTCTGATGCTGAGTTGATTTATGTGGGTAAGACATCAGGTGCGCACACAATGAATCAAGAAGACATAAACCGTTTATTGAGCAGCAAGGCACTCGAGGGCAAAATAGTAGTTCGGTTGAAGGGTGGCGACCCATTTGTGTTCGGCCGGGGCGGCGAGGAAGCAGAGCACCTTGCAAACCTAGGGATTGAGTTCGAGGTTGTTCCAGGTGTAACATCTGCTATTGCAGTACCAGCTTATGCCGGCATTCCAGTTACTCACCGGGAATTCGTTTCGTCTTTCGCTGTCGTTACCGGCCATGGAAAAGCCCAAAAGGACGGGCAAGAAGAAGATCAAATGCCTTTAGCTTCCTCCATTTCTCAGTTAGCTTGTTTTCCTGGCACCCTTGTTTTCCTTATGGGTATGGAAAACTTGCGAGAAATTGTTGCCGAACTTGTCAAAGGGGGGCTGCCGCCGTCCACACCCGTTGCCATTATTCGCTGGGGCACGTTGCCAAGCCAGGAAACACTCATAGGTACTTTGGAGTGTATTTGCGCGGAAGTAGAGCGAGCAAACTTTAAACCGCCCGCTGTAATCGTCGTTGGGGAAGTTGTGAGGCTTAGGGAAAAGCTTAGGTGGTTTGACAATCGGCCATTATTTGGCAAGAACGTTTTGGTTACTCGAAGCCGCGACCAGGCTAGCGCGTTATCTGACCTTTTGCGAAAGTGTGGAGCTAACCCCATTGAATTTCCGCTTATAAAAATTGTTTCGCCAACGGATTTTAGCAGGTTGGATATGGCACTTGACCATATCGAAGAATATGATTGGCTTATATTCACAAGCACAAATGGCTTCAAGGCCGTTGTTAGTCGTCTAGAAGTACTTGGGCGCGACATCAGGTGGCTGAAAGGTCCAAAGATTTGCGCAATAGGCTCAGCCACCGCTGAAGCCATCAGGGCATTTGGAATTCGCGTAGATTTCGTGCCTTCACAATTTATAGCGGAAGCAATTGTGCACGAATTTCCTGAGGAAGTTAGTGGGAAGCGAATTCTTCTTCCGAGGGCAGAAGAAGCACGTGAAACTCTTCCAGAAAAATTGGGTGAGCAAGGGGCAGTGGTAGATGTAGTGAGTGTTTATCGGACTGAGCTTGATGAAACTGGGGAGATAAGCAGAATTCGTGAAATGCTCTCCAAGGGCGAAATCGATATTATTACTTTCACCAGCTCGTCAACCGTGAAAAATTTCGTAAAGTTGATTGGAACATGCGTTCCAGAAAAAACTACGATAGCTTGCATTGGCCCGATTACAGCGCATACTGCAAAAGAATTGGGCATCGAGCCCGATGTCGTTGCAGAGCGCTATACAATAGAAGGTTTAGTTAACTCGCTAATAGGTAGTCTATAA
- a CDS encoding radical SAM protein — translation MIGITRLYCGTVTSGDSLRYDREHISALDKRPIVVWNCTRRCNLQCIHCYSDSQNINYSNELTAEEARAMIGDLANFRVPVLLFSGGEPLMRKDIFDLAAFAREKGIRPVISTNGVLITKRIAKRIEQAGFGYVGISLDGIGERNDVFRGKKGAFELAMQGFDNCVEAGQKVGLRLTLTRHNFQDLNAIFDFIEEHKINRACFYHLVYTGRGRGLRDEDLSHVETRRAVDIIIDRAADFHRRGLEKDILTVDNHADGPYLYMRMLREGSNRAGEVLRLLKSNGGNQSGIGIGCIDNEGNVHADQFWGHYSFGNVRQRKFSEIWLDTSDPLMAGLKNRKSLLKGRCAVCKWLDICNGNFRVRAEAVFGDVWAPDPACYLTDEEIGVKG, via the coding sequence ATGATTGGAATTACTAGGTTATACTGTGGCACGGTTACCTCTGGCGATTCTTTAAGATATGATAGGGAGCATATCTCGGCCTTAGATAAAAGACCTATCGTCGTTTGGAATTGCACACGCCGCTGCAATCTTCAATGCATTCATTGTTACTCTGACTCACAGAACATTAATTACTCAAACGAACTCACGGCTGAAGAAGCACGCGCGATGATAGGGGACCTAGCGAATTTTCGTGTGCCGGTTCTGCTGTTTTCGGGCGGAGAGCCTTTGATGCGGAAGGATATATTTGATCTTGCTGCATTTGCGAGAGAAAAAGGCATTCGGCCGGTGATCTCCACAAATGGTGTTCTCATAACCAAGCGCATAGCAAAAAGAATCGAACAAGCCGGATTTGGGTATGTCGGTATAAGCCTGGATGGGATCGGCGAACGAAATGACGTGTTTCGCGGGAAAAAGGGTGCATTTGAGTTGGCAATGCAAGGCTTTGATAACTGCGTCGAAGCTGGGCAGAAAGTGGGCCTTCGTCTCACACTCACGCGACATAACTTCCAGGACTTGAATGCAATTTTTGACTTCATCGAGGAGCATAAGATAAATCGAGCTTGTTTTTATCATTTGGTATATACAGGTAGGGGACGGGGTCTTCGAGATGAGGACTTGTCGCACGTAGAGACGAGAAGGGCGGTTGATATTATAATCGACCGCGCCGCCGATTTCCACCGGCGGGGGCTAGAAAAGGATATCCTTACCGTGGACAACCATGCAGATGGACCATACCTTTATATGCGCATGCTCCGAGAAGGTTCCAACCGGGCAGGGGAAGTTTTGCGGCTCCTAAAATCAAATGGCGGCAACCAGTCTGGCATTGGCATCGGTTGCATAGATAATGAGGGCAATGTGCATGCTGACCAGTTTTGGGGTCATTACTCTTTCGGCAATGTTAGGCAGCGGAAGTTCAGTGAGATATGGTTGGACACCTCCGACCCATTAATGGCTGGTCTTAAAAACAGGAAGTCGTTGCTCAAGGGCAGGTGCGCGGTATGCAAATGGCTTGACATCTGCAATGGGAATTTTCGTGTACGCGCTGAGGCTGTATTTGGTGATGTTTGGGCTCCCGACCCAGCGTGCTATCTAACGGATGAGGAGATTGGAGTAAAAGGATAA
- the mnmA gene encoding tRNA 2-thiouridine(34) synthase MnmA, translating to MQARQHSRCPTVLVAMSGGVDSSVAAAILVEEGYNVIGVTMQIWPQQNEAEQKFSRTCCSLSAIDDARRVAFQLGIPHYLMNFREVFARTVVHDFIEEYRRGRTPNPCIRCNRFIKFEALLDKARSLGAEYIATGHYARIIFDESRGRWLLKRGVDSSKDQSYALYSMTQDQLAHTLMPLGNMTKDETRRMASKLGLAVATKPESQEICFVEDRKYPEFLKSVAPEIARPGPILDTKGQVIGEHKGIAFYTIGQRKGLGIALGEPMYVVRINPERNAIVIGRNEDLYSRTLVARDLNFISIENLQEQIVVTAKVRYNMKDSPAILAPLPNGEALVTFDKPQRAITPGQAVVCYRGEEVVGGGTIDRVAESNDAIKCCNFN from the coding sequence ATGCAAGCCAGACAACATTCGCGTTGTCCCACCGTTCTTGTTGCGATGTCGGGCGGTGTAGACAGTTCGGTAGCTGCGGCAATTCTTGTCGAAGAGGGTTATAACGTAATTGGCGTTACAATGCAAATATGGCCACAGCAAAACGAAGCTGAGCAAAAGTTCAGTCGAACATGCTGTTCGCTGAGCGCAATCGATGATGCCCGCCGAGTTGCTTTTCAATTGGGTATCCCGCATTACTTAATGAATTTCCGTGAAGTATTTGCACGCACAGTTGTTCATGATTTTATTGAGGAATATAGGCGGGGACGAACTCCAAATCCATGCATTCGGTGCAATCGTTTTATTAAGTTCGAAGCCCTTTTGGACAAGGCTAGGAGCCTTGGCGCTGAGTATATTGCAACTGGCCATTATGCTCGCATAATTTTCGATGAGTCACGGGGACGGTGGCTGCTAAAACGCGGAGTTGACAGTTCTAAAGACCAATCTTATGCTCTGTATAGTATGACCCAAGACCAACTTGCCCACACATTAATGCCGCTTGGCAATATGACTAAAGACGAGACTCGACGAATGGCATCAAAGCTTGGTTTGGCGGTCGCAACAAAGCCTGAAAGCCAAGAGATATGCTTTGTGGAAGACAGGAAGTACCCTGAGTTTCTCAAATCAGTTGCGCCTGAGATTGCAAGGCCTGGTCCGATTTTAGACACGAAAGGGCAGGTTATCGGAGAGCATAAAGGCATTGCCTTTTACACTATTGGCCAGCGCAAAGGACTTGGAATTGCCCTGGGCGAACCAATGTATGTTGTCAGAATAAATCCAGAGCGCAATGCCATTGTAATTGGGCGAAATGAAGATTTATATTCGCGCACGCTAGTGGCAAGAGACTTAAATTTTATTTCCATCGAAAACCTGCAGGAGCAGATTGTTGTTACAGCGAAGGTAAGGTATAATATGAAAGATTCGCCAGCCATACTTGCTCCCCTACCAAACGGGGAGGCGCTTGTAACCTTTGATAAGCCGCAGAGAGCGATAACTCCAGGCCAAGCCGTGGTGTGCTACAGGGGCGAGGAAGTTGTCGGCGGTGGCACAATAGATAGGGTAGCAGAAAGCAATGATGCAATAAAATGTTGCAACTTTAACTAA
- a CDS encoding YtxH domain-containing protein gives MKELSRELKHCANLRKKSKEVLEVSNEEEKSVLISVLAGIGIGAIVGAAVGLLFAPKAGSETREDIKKAADDLKAKAQDVVQELSTSAEELVSKSKDLIEATREKVQQAIEAGKRAMAEKRNELEQKGEESAEA, from the coding sequence ATGAAGGAATTAAGCAGGGAATTAAAACATTGCGCAAATCTAAGGAAGAAGTCGAAGGAGGTATTGGAAGTGAGTAATGAAGAGGAAAAAAGTGTTCTAATCAGCGTTCTTGCAGGCATAGGTATAGGAGCAATCGTCGGTGCGGCAGTCGGGCTTTTATTCGCACCCAAAGCTGGCTCGGAGACGCGCGAGGATATAAAGAAAGCCGCGGACGACCTGAAAGCAAAAGCCCAAGATGTAGTTCAGGAGCTATCTACATCAGCTGAGGAGCTTGTCTCGAAGAGCAAGGACCTTATTGAGGCTACCCGTGAAAAGGTTCAACAGGCAATTGAGGCAGGCAAGCGAGCAATGGCTGAAAAGAGGAATGAATTAGAACAAAAAGGCGAAGAGTCAGCCGAAGCCTAA
- a CDS encoding STAS domain-containing protein, which produces MNLRLETRSVDSKVSIIDLQGEIDVFTAPQLKQRILEMLDQGVIHLIVNLSGVEYLDSAALGVLIGGLKRLRERDGSLSIICPNMRIKRIFEITGLDKIFDIYATEGEAVKSLKAKEVS; this is translated from the coding sequence ATGAATCTGAGGCTGGAGACACGATCTGTTGATTCGAAGGTTTCAATTATAGACTTGCAGGGCGAGATTGATGTTTTTACCGCTCCCCAGCTGAAACAACGGATACTTGAAATGCTTGATCAAGGGGTAATTCATCTCATAGTAAATCTTTCGGGCGTCGAGTATCTGGACAGCGCAGCATTGGGAGTGTTAATTGGTGGGTTGAAGCGACTTCGAGAGCGGGATGGAAGCCTAAGTATCATCTGCCCGAATATGCGGATAAAACGCATCTTTGAGATCACAGGTCTAGACAAGATTTTTGACATATATGCGACTGAGGGTGAAGCGGTAAAATCGCTCAAAGCGAAGGAGGTCAGCTAA
- a CDS encoding ATP-binding protein encodes MSLNGQSDVVELRIPCKPEFVSVARLAILGIASRMQLSYDEVEDVRLAVGEACTTAVERAKNAAKTDTYINIRSEISNSKLTIEVEDEVPTAEIRPSEEAASPENIDEQSLGALLMELLVDEIQVEQTPKGGTLVRMVKYAG; translated from the coding sequence GTGTCTCTTAACGGCCAGTCCGACGTCGTCGAGCTAAGAATACCATGCAAGCCCGAATTCGTCAGCGTTGCAAGGTTGGCAATTCTTGGGATTGCTAGTAGAATGCAGCTTTCATATGACGAAGTGGAGGATGTGCGGCTTGCGGTGGGCGAGGCTTGTACGACAGCCGTCGAACGGGCTAAGAACGCTGCCAAAACCGACACATATATCAACATACGAAGCGAAATCTCAAATTCCAAACTAACCATCGAAGTTGAAGATGAGGTCCCTACTGCTGAAATTCGCCCTTCGGAAGAGGCAGCTTCGCCTGAGAATATAGATGAGCAAAGCCTGGGGGCTTTGCTGATGGAGCTGCTTGTTGACGAAATCCAAGTCGAGCAGACCCCAAAGGGCGGCACACTCGTTCGCATGGTAAAATACGCAGGGTAA
- a CDS encoding SigB/SigF/SigG family RNA polymerase sigma factor → MAPRKKVEATIQTDDDAEALFEEYARTRDPKIRDRLVLMHQNLVRFLAGKFINRGEPIEDLVQVGTIGLINAIDRFDPKRGTKFSTYATPTIVGEIRRYFRDKAWSLKVPRRLQELNLAANKAAEELSQKLGRPPTIQEIAEAVNATEQETLEAIELGNAYDAISLDSKLEHESDSSPLSLSEFVGDIDGSLDNIERYGDLNQAIDCLDQREKSIIYLRFFKDMSQTEVAKRLNISQMHVSRLQQKALKRLRELLAD, encoded by the coding sequence ATGGCTCCACGAAAGAAAGTCGAAGCCACTATTCAAACGGACGATGATGCCGAGGCCCTTTTTGAAGAATATGCTCGCACAAGGGATCCTAAAATCCGTGATCGGCTGGTATTGATGCACCAAAACCTGGTGCGGTTTCTGGCCGGAAAGTTCATTAACCGAGGAGAGCCGATCGAGGATTTAGTCCAAGTGGGCACTATTGGGCTCATCAACGCTATTGACCGCTTTGACCCCAAGCGGGGCACGAAGTTCTCGACCTACGCCACTCCTACAATAGTCGGCGAAATTAGGCGTTACTTCCGCGACAAAGCTTGGAGTCTGAAAGTTCCGCGACGGCTCCAGGAGTTGAATCTGGCGGCGAACAAGGCTGCCGAAGAACTATCACAAAAGTTGGGAAGACCGCCGACCATCCAGGAGATTGCGGAGGCGGTAAATGCTACTGAGCAAGAGACTCTTGAGGCAATAGAACTAGGAAACGCCTATGATGCAATCTCGCTTGATAGCAAGCTTGAGCATGAAAGCGATTCTTCGCCTCTTAGCTTATCCGAGTTTGTAGGAGATATTGACGGTTCGCTTGACAACATCGAGAGATACGGAGACCTCAACCAGGCAATTGATTGCTTAGACCAGCGCGAGAAGTCCATTATTTACTTGAGATTCTTCAAAGATATGTCACAAACTGAGGTTGCCAAAAGGCTAAATATTTCACAGATGCATGTGTCTCGTCTTCAGCAAAAAGCTCTAAAGCGGCTTAGGGAACTTCTCGCCGATTAA
- a CDS encoding AI-2E family transporter, giving the protein MRASPWYYVSIVLLVLVVIAALILAGAFLLAVRGVLPPFIIAFIIAWLLDPLLVRLQKHKVPRIVAVAGVYIVFLAFFVLGILFIVPIVVKQAQDLARDIPHQYARFQDFLTAFMQKHQSLLERLQLPTTLQEAFSRYSSRIAPITRSAIQALSHWLLENLSKAVWLILIPLSAFYFLNDMERIRSKSVLIVPKRYRARVTEIASRVGQVFSSYVRGLIIVCLLYSIGTTVILAAIGLKYGIILGLLAGVLYAVPYVGAITITLLVFLVGLATYPQGAFAHAVFAGLLMVVLNQTFDLVITPRILGKSVGLHPVLGLMALVAGGQLFGIVGMILAVPVVASIQEVVFEFFPELKVKENKKRKSHENSKKQG; this is encoded by the coding sequence ATGAGAGCATCGCCTTGGTACTATGTTTCGATAGTTCTTCTTGTACTAGTTGTTATTGCTGCGTTAATTCTCGCTGGTGCATTTTTATTGGCCGTTCGCGGCGTTCTGCCGCCATTTATCATTGCATTTATAATTGCCTGGTTGCTAGACCCTCTTCTTGTAAGACTTCAGAAACATAAGGTGCCGAGAATTGTAGCAGTCGCTGGAGTCTATATTGTCTTCCTTGCATTTTTCGTTTTGGGGATACTTTTCATTGTGCCCATTGTTGTTAAACAAGCCCAGGACTTAGCAAGAGACATCCCGCATCAATACGCTCGCTTTCAGGATTTTCTTACTGCATTTATGCAAAAACACCAGAGCCTACTAGAAAGATTGCAGCTGCCAACAACTTTGCAAGAAGCTTTTAGCAGGTATAGCAGCCGGATTGCACCGATAACAAGGTCTGCAATTCAAGCTTTAAGTCATTGGTTGCTAGAAAACCTCTCGAAAGCAGTATGGCTTATCTTAATACCGCTATCGGCATTTTATTTCTTAAACGACATGGAGCGCATACGGAGCAAGTCCGTGCTTATTGTGCCAAAACGATATCGGGCACGAGTAACCGAAATCGCTTCACGAGTTGGCCAGGTATTCAGTAGTTATGTTCGTGGACTAATAATCGTTTGTCTATTATATAGCATTGGTACAACTGTTATTCTTGCGGCTATAGGTCTTAAATATGGGATTATCCTTGGGCTCCTCGCAGGCGTACTATACGCTGTGCCCTACGTAGGCGCCATCACCATAACATTGCTTGTATTTCTTGTAGGTTTGGCAACGTATCCGCAAGGGGCATTTGCACATGCTGTTTTTGCAGGCCTTTTAATGGTGGTTTTAAATCAAACCTTCGATTTGGTAATCACACCGAGGATACTGGGGAAGTCAGTTGGGCTACACCCTGTTCTTGGTCTAATGGCATTGGTAGCAGGTGGCCAATTATTTGGCATTGTGGGCATGATTCTTGCAGTTCCAGTTGTGGCAAGCATTCAGGAAGTTGTTTTTGAATTCTTCCCAGAACTCAAAGTCAAGGAAAATAAGAAGCGCAAAAGCCATGAGAATAGCAAAAAGCAAGGTTAG